Below is a window of Streptomyces qaidamensis DNA.
CCCCCTGCCCTCGGAGTCTGTGGAGGTCTACCGCGCCGAGCACCTCGCCGCCCGCCTCCTGGACGAACACGGCCCCGAGGCCCTGGCGGAGGCCGACCTGCCGACGCTCGTACGGCAGGCCGCGGAGAAGGCGTACGACGAGGGCCACGAGCGCGGCGTCCACGACCACGACGCGACAGCGATCCTCACCGCGCTCCTGCGCCTGCACGAGGGCGCCGGTCCGCTGCGTCACGAACCGGGCGCACGGGCCGCCGCCCAGCTGTTCTGGGCGCACGGCACGACGGACGAGGAGCGGCAGAGCTGGACCCGGCGCGCGGTGTCCCTCGCCCGTGCCCGGGACACCTTCGGCCTGGCCCCCGCCATCGCCGACCTGCAGCGGGAGCTGGCGGACGTCGCGGGCGGAGAGGCGGCGGCCGCCTACCTGTTCGAGGAGCTCACGACCGGACCCGACGGCTTCGTCATCAGCGCCGGCACTCGCACCCTGCTGGACAAGTTCCGGCGCACCGTGGGGACATCGGCCTACGACGACGACCTCACCGCCCTCACCGACCCGGCCGCCCGCGAGCAACTGGTCGAGGCATGGCTGACGGCGTACACCACCGCCACCGGCACCGACCTCACCCCCGGCGACCTGGCCGAGGCGGTGGCCGCCGAACTCTGCCCCGGCCTGACCCGCTACGAGTCCGACGCGCCGCTCACGGAGACCGTCACGGGCCTGCTCGGCATTCACCCCCGCATCACCGGCCGCGCCCTCACGGTCCGTATCGACGAACTCCTGGCGCGGACGCGGCGCTTCCGCACGCACGACGTCCCCGGTCACCGCGCCTACCAGCACCGCCGCGCCGCTCTGGTGGACGCCGAACGTGCCCGTCTCCGCCTGGACGAGTACCGGCCCCGCGTGATGTCGGCGTTCGTACGCGGCAGGCTCATCGACGAGGTGTACCTCCCGCTCATCGGCGACAGCCTCGCCAAGCAGCTCGGCACCACGGGCGAGTCCAAGCGCACCGACACCGGCGGCCTGCTCCTGCTCATCTCCCCGCCGGGCTACGGCAAGACGACCCTCATGGAGTACGTCGCCGACCGACTCGGCATGATCCTCGTGAAGGTCGACGGCCCGGCACTCGGCCACACCGTCACCTCGCTCGACCCGGCCGAGGCCCCGAACACCACCGCCCGCCAGGAGATCGAGAAGATCAACTTCGCGCTGGCGGCGGGCAACAACACCCTCCTCTACCTCGACGACATCCAGCACACCTCACCCGAACTGCTCCAGAAGTTCATCCCCCTCTGCGACGCCACCCGCCGCATCGAGGGCGTGCGGGACGGCGAGCCGCGCACCTACGACCTGCGCGGCAAACGCTTCGCCGTCTGCATGGCCGGCAACCCCTACACCGAGTCCGGCAGCCGCTTCCAGGTGCCCGACATGCTCGCCAACCGCGCCGACGTGTGGAACCTCGGCGACGTCCTGACCGGCAAGGACGACCACTTCGCGCTCAGCTTCGTCGAGAACGCCCTCACCGCCAACCCGGTCCTCGCCCCGCTCGCCGGCCGCGACCGCGCCGACCTCGACCTGCTGATCCGCCTCGCCCAGGACGACCCGGCGGCCCGCGCGGACCGCCTGACGCACCCGTACACCCCCGCGGAGCTGGAACCGGTCCTGGCCGTGCTCCGGCACCTGCTCACCGCCCGGGAGACGGTCCTGGCCGTGAACGCGGCGTACATCGCCTCGGCGGCCCAGTCGGACACGACCCGCACGGAACCGCCCTTCCGGCTCCAGGGCTCCTACCGCACCATGAACAAGATCGCCCAGCGTGTCCAGCCCGTCATGAACGACGCCGAACTCTCCGCGCTGATCGAGGACCACTACCGGGCCGAGGCCCAGACCCTCACCACGGGAGCCGAGGCCAACCTGCTCAAGCTGGCCGAACTGCGAGGCACCCTCACGGCCGAACAGTCGGCACGCTGGACGGAATTGAAGGCGGCCCACGTCCGAGCCCAGTCGCTCGGCGGCCCCGAGGACGACCAGCTCACCCGAGCCGTGGGGGCCCTCGGCCTCCTGGCCGACCGGATCGCAGCCGTCGAGTCGGCGATCAACCGGGTCGGCGACCCACGACACATGATCGCCAACCCGGCGGCTCGGCACGCGGCACGGCCGGTGCCGGATGGTGGTGGGGACTGAGATGAGAGGGGCCCGCCGACGGGGCGTGGCAGCGAGCGCACGGGGCGCTGTGATGAGCCCTTGGCGGTGCCGCCTCGGCTGCCGCCGGAGACTTCCGAGATCGTGTCTACCTGATCCGATTCCCCGAAGTCAGTGGAACCGGCGGACGATTCAGCGGGTGTCGCGAGCGGGAACGGGAGCCGACTCATCACCAGGGATGCCGGCGATGTCCTCGACCTTGAACAGGCGGGCGATCGGTACGTCGGTGGAGCTGTGGGCGATGATCGAGAAGGCGATACACACGGCGATGAGGGTGAACGCCTCCTCGCCCTGCGGAATCCCGGCCTGGAGCACCAGCAACCCGTACACCACGGAGGCGAACCCCTTGGGCCCGAACCAGGCGGCGACCAGCTTCTCCTGCCGGGTGAACCGGGTGCCGACCAGTGACAGCAGCAGCGAGGCCGGCCTGATCAGCACGATCGCGAGGACGACGGCGACGTAGCCGCCGAAGGACAGGTCGCCGAACAACTGCGGCGTCAGCAGCGCCCCGAACACCAGCAGGGCGGCGAACTTGGCCAGCTCCGCAAGCATCTCGCCGAGCGGTTCGAACGCCTCCTTCGCCTCCAGCGACCGCGCGGTGAGCACCGCGCCCGCGGAGAACGCCGCGAGGTAGGGGTTGGCGTGCGTGAGGTGGCACAGGGCGTACAGGGTCACGCCGATGGCCAGAGGCAGCAGCGGCTGAAGCTTGGGCTCGGCGCCCAGCAGCCTGAACCGTACGAGTTCGATCACCACGAAGGGCAGGACCAGGCCGAAGACGAGGCCGAGCACCAGTTCCAGCGCGATCTTCCCGAGCGACGCCTCCGCATGCCCGGAGGTCGGCCCGGCCGCGGCGATGAGGACGAGGACCACCGGCAGGGCGAGCCCGTCGTTGATTCCGCTCTCCACGTTCAGCAACTGCCGCAGTTTCGACGGGACTTCCTTGCGCCCGACGATCGCCGAGGCGAACACCGGGTCGGTCGGCGCGAGGACGGCGCCGACCAGGAAGGACGTCGTCCAGTCCAGACCTACCAGGTAGTGCGTGATCAGCGCCATGCCGACGAACGCCAGCGGCATGCCCAGCGCGAGGGCGCGGGCCGGGTTGCGCCAGTTCTCCCGCAGCTTGGGGAAGGAGACGTGCATGCCGTCGGTGAACAGCACCGCGAACAGCGCCAGATCGGCCGTGACGGACACGATGTCGCTGTCCGGCGTGATGTGGATCAGCCCGAGGAAGCCGTCACTGACGAGCGCCCCGCCGACCAGGAAGAGGAACGAGGTGGACAAGACAGTCCGGGCGGCAAGCCCCGACAGCAGCACCGCGATCAGCAGCGCCACCCCGAAAACCACGACAAGAACCATGACCAAAACCCCCGACCGACGAAGAGACTTGTCCTCACATCGCCGACCAGGCTTCCCGGCACACCAGTGGGAACCCTACACGTTCTTTATACTGCGCTGACAGGCACCTGGATGGGGTGAGGATCGGCGAGATCCCGTGCTCGTAGGGCCCTCCTCATCAGATGTCGCCCGTGAGGTTGCCGCGGCCGATGGCTGGTCCGCTGGTATGCCGGGGATCCCTTCGGCGTCCTCATGCGGGTCCCCGCGTGCCTCCGGCCAAGACGTCACTCGCGTCCGCGGCTCTGCGGGCGGTGCCCGTCGGCAGCTTCGAGGCGGACGCACGGTATGGCGCGGCCGGCGTCGAGAAACGACGTCTCGCTGCCGTCGGCGGGCAGGCCCATGAACGCCCAGAGACGGCGGGCCGTGCGGGGGTGTCGACGGGAGTAGTCCGCCATGATCCGGGCGCCGTCGTCGGGGGAGAGGAAGCGGGCGGTGACTGCGTGGTAGCGGTTGCCGACTTGGACAACGGTCTTCGGATGCGCTCGCAGGTTGCGGTACCAGTCCGAGCCGGGACCGAAGCCGGAGGCGACGGTCCAGCCGAGGGGTACGGCCTCATGTGACACGACCTCGAGGACGACGTGGCGGTCGAGGCCCGTCCTGCGCCCGACGTGGTGCAGAAGCAGGAACCGTTTGCCGAAAACCGGTCCGAGCCCGACACGGAAGAGGAGGAGTGGTGCCCGCGCGGCCAGGCGCCGCCAGCCGGTCGGAAGCGTTGGTCTGGTCTCGTGGGTCTCTCTGTGGGGCATCGTTGCCTTCCAGGAGTGTCGTCGGAGGTTCCGGTCTTCGGCCTCGACTGGGTGAAGGGCCGGTGCGGGGTGCGCCATCACCAGGAAACCATTGCATAGTCTAAATGCGGGGCTGTCGGACGTCGAAGGCGGCTCTCGAGCGCCGAGCCACCTCATGAGGACGTCATGACCACGAGCCGCCAGGCGTCCGGGGCCCGACTCCTGTCCGTGTTGCCTGTGGGCGCGATGCCCGTGGCGGACGTCGCGGCGGGCCGCGCGGTGGGTTTCCAGCCGCTGGTCTCGCTCGGGCCCGCAGCGCAGGGCCTGAACCACGGTCATTCACCCCATGGTGGTACGCCAGGACAGCACGGTCGGCTTCCCGCAGCCGCCTGCCTGCGCGCCCTCGAAGCCCTGCGGGAGGACCTGGTACGGCACACCGCAGGCCCTCCACGCGACGACGGGGCCATGCTCCTGCTGCGCTTCCATGGTCATGAGAAGGGAAAATCTGTTCGCGACGTATGAGTGAGCAGGTGCTTCGACGCGATACAAAGGACGTATGCCGCAGTACGAGACCCCTGTGGGGGCCATGGACGATGTAGACGAGGTCACCCGAGCGGTGCTGACCGCGTCCCGGTTGCTGGTGGCCGTCTCCGCCCGCTCGCTCGCCGCGGTCGAGGACAGAGTGACCCTCGCTCAGTTCCGGATGCTCGTCGTCCTCTCCAGCCGCGGGGCGACCAAACTGGTCGTCCTCGCTGACCTGCTCCAGGTGGCACCCTCGACGGCCATGCGCATGGTGGACCGGCTCATCAACGCCGGGCTCGCCGACCGCCAGACCAACCCCGGCAACCGCCGCGAGACCCTGCTGCAGCTGACCGAGGAGGGGCGGCGCACCGTCGAGGAGGTCACCGCCAGGCGACGCGAGGAGATCGCCGGGATCGTCGCACGGCTCAGGCCGACACAGCGGCTGGCGCTCGTCGAGGCGCTGGGCGCCTTCAACGAGGCGGGAGGGGAGCCGCCCGCTCCCGACGCGGACGGTTCGGAACCGCATCCGCTCGGCTGGGGGGCGGACGTGGCAGGGGCACGCGAGGCGTAAGCGTCCGGCCGCTTACGCGCCGCGCTGGCCGAGTGGCGGACATGCCCGCTCTTCCCGGACTCCTCCACGTTTTGCATAATGCAAGGGAAATGTGAGCGCGGTTCTCCGCGTGGGGACGGGAAAGGGTGAGTGACACATGCGCTGGTGGTGTCGCTCGCCACGCGATGTCGAGCCCCAGCTGATGGGGCATCTGCGTGCCACTGTGTGGGGGCCTGCCGAGTTCGTCGGCTTCCCGCCGTGGTGGCTGGTCGCAGAGGGTGTGTTCGTGGCGCTGTCGGCCGTCGTGGGCATCGTCGGCACGTCCGTCGTCGGGGCCTGGACGGGGCGCCCGGGGCTGACCGACGGCGTGGTCGGCCTGGTGTGTGCGCTCGCGCTCGCTGTCTACCTGATCGTGGTGCGGGCGGGCCGGGCGCTGGTGGGTGTCGTCGTCGTGCTCGCGCTGTGCCTCGCGGCGCAGGCGCCGCAGGCCGCCGCCGGTGTCGTCCTGGCGGAACAGGGTCGGGTGCAGTCCGTGGTGGTGACGTCGGTGCGGGATGCGGGGGCGTTGGGGGGAGGCCGCGGCCGCTATCTCTGCTCGGTGGCCGACCGGCGTGGGGTGCCTCTGGGGGTACGAGTCTGGCGCGGGTGTGGGCAGGCCACCCGCCCAGGCGACGCCCTTGCCGTCGTCTACGACCCGCAGGGACGGGTGCCGCCGCGCGGTGTCGGGTCGGGCGTGGGGGCGTTGCGTGCGTTGCTCGGACTCGCCGGGTGGGTCGCCGCTCTCGCCGCGGCGACGGTCGTCGCGGTCGTGCGCTCCTACCGGCTGACCGTCCCGTCCACCCGCCGACGGGACGGCGCCGGTTGATCGGGTTGCGGTCGGCACCGCAACATCCTCGTCCTTCAGAACGACCGCGGTGTGCCACTCGGGGTGTCGGTGATGCCCGTCGACTCCTCGGCGACCGCCTCGATGTGCATGCGCAGGGTCCGGGCTTGATGCGGGTGCCCCGTTCGTGACCGGCATGGTGCCGTGGCCCGCTTCCCGCCGCCCTCGCGAACCTCGGGGCAGGCTGTCCGTTCGGCGATGAGGACTCTGCGTGGGGGGCATGGGGTGTGCCCGCCCCAGAGCAGACCGGCCGAGGTGTCGATCTCTCACGCCTGCGGGTCGAAAGTTTCCGCAGGCGGTTGATGCGGTCTTTGCCCTGTGCAAAGATGACGGCGTGGAGGCACTGCTGGGTGCTTCCTGGAGCGCCGGGAAGCCTGGTCGGCACCTGTTGCCGAGCTGTCAGGAAAGCCGATGCCACCACCTCGACCCACCCCGCGAGATGACGAGACAGTCGATGCCGTGCCGGTGGGTGGCGATGAGTCGGCCTTGCTGCAAGAACCCCAAGAGGCGGCATTGTCGTCGAGACTGTCCGTCCATCGGGAGGTCGGAGAAGGTTCTCCGCCGCGACTGGTGTTGCACCTCGCGGGAGATCTCGATGTCGACACCGCGCCGGGACTGCGTGAGGATGTGACGGTACTCGCCGCCCACTCAACCGCAGGCTTGCTGGTGCTGAACCTGTCGGGGATCACGTTCTGTGACACCCCGGGGCTCTACACGTTGCTGGCTCTTCGCCAGACCCTGCCGCTGGCTGATGTCGACGTGCTGTTCACCAGCGCCAGCTCGGAGCTCCGGACCGCTGCCGACCGAGCCGGTCTGACCACGCATCTGGCTTTGGGGGACGTTCCCTGAATGCGGAGCCGGTGCACCCTCGCTGCCTGGCCGGGAGCGATTCGAAACACGTAGACCGCACCGGCCCGACGTGCCCGGGGGCTGTCGCCCGTACGAGCGGTCGCTGGGTGGCGAGGACCTCGCGTTCGTGGACGCGCCGGGTACGAGCGGCTCGTCACCACCACGCCGGACGGCGGACCCGTGCCGGCCGTTCTGCTCGTGGCGGCCGACGGACAGGGCGGGGAACCGCAGTCGTTGGGAGCATCTGGAGATTCTGGACGCTCTTGGCGTACGGCACGTCGTGCTCGCTGTGACGCGCAGCGACCTCGCGGACCCGAGCCGGTGCGGGCGGCGGCGTCGAGGGCATGGCCGCCATCTTCCTCGGCACAGTATTGGTGAGCGCGGTCACCGGTGCCCGAGTGGGCGACCCACGCCACCAGTCGGCCCGGCCGGCCTGTGCGTCACCACTCCCGCCCCCCTGGAGGTAAGGCTGTGCCTGGACCGCGCGCCCGCAACTTGGGCGGCCCGCAACGGTCGTCACCGGAACCCGTCGTCCGCACCTCGGGCGCCGGTGACCGGCCGGCGACGGGCGACGGCACAGGCCGCCTGCGGGCACAGGGGCTGTGGTGCCCGCAGGAGGACGCGGTGTGGCCCGGATGGCCGTCAAGGTGCACGGCGCTCCCGATGGCGTCTGGGCCGGGGGCAGGTTCTGCCGACACCGGACCGCCGGCTGTCGGCCCGGCCGGTTGATGTCCGAATCGGCGGACGGCCTGCCCCCGACGGCCGTCGCCGGGGCCACGAACGGGCAGCCCCGACGGTCCACGGTACGGATCAGATTCTGTCGGCCACCGGTGTGACCACGGCGGCACACGCGGTCCGCAGGGCCGTGATGAGGGCGGCCTCGCGGACGAGGTGGTGGCACAGCAGTCCCAGGGCCCGGGGTTCGACAGGGGCGACGGGCGGATGCCTTCCGGGCCATGAGCGGCCTTCTGGCCCCCCTCGGCCGAACCGGGGGAGAGAAGCTACTTCACCGGCAGGAAGTCGCGGGCCGCGATGAACTCCGGTCGCCGCACCGGCGCGGCGAAGGGTTCCACCGCTTGGTTGTCGACGCTGTTGAAGACGATGAAGACGTTGCTGCGCGGGTAGGGAGTGATGTTGTCCCCGGATCCGTGCATGCAGTTGCAGTCGAACCAGGTGGCCGAGCCGGCGGGGCCGGTGAAGAGCTTGATGCCGTGCTCCAGGGCCATCTCGGTCAGCCCCGAGGCCGAGGGCGTACCCGCTTCCTGCATCCGCAGCGACCGCTTGTAGTTGTCCTTCGGCGTAGCCCCCGCGCAGCCGAGAAAGGTCCGGTGCGACCCCGGCATGATCATCAGACTGCCGTTGGTGTCACGGTTCTCGGTCAGCGCGATCGACACCGAGACCGTGCGCATCCGGGGCAGGCCGTCCTCGGCGTGCCAGGTCTCGAAGTCGGAGTGCCAGTAGAACCCGCTGGCTCCGAAGCCCGGCTTGACGTTGACCCGGCTCTGGTGGACGTACACGTCGGAGCCGAGGATCCGGCGAGCGGTGTCCACGACCCTGGGGTCCCGGACGAGCCGGGCGAAGACCTCGCTGATGCGATGGACCTCGAAGACCGAGCGGATCTCCTTGGAGGAGGGTTCGACGATGGCACGCTCGTCGTTGATCACGGCCGGATCGGCGATCAGCCGCGTCAGTTCGGCCCGGTAGGCCAGTACCTCGGCCGGGGTGAGCAACTGATCCACGGTGAGGAAGCCGTCCCGTTCGAAGCCGCGCAGGTCTTCGGAGGGCTCGCCCCAGAGCACGGGGTCCTGGCGGGGCGTCATCACCTCGGCGGCACCGCGGGTCGGATAGAGGTCGGTCATGTCAGGATCCTTCCGTGAGCAAGGGGTGGACGCCGGTCTCGGCGGTACGTCGCGGTCCGTGCCTTCGACGCCCGTCAGCGATCGCACGATCATGGTGTCGTCGTCTCCTCAGGCGGTCTGGCGTACGGCCCGGGCGACAATGCGCAGGCCCTCGTCGAGCTCGTCCGTGGTGATGGTCAGTGCGGGCAGCAGTTTGAGGACCTCGTCCTGCGGGCCCGAGGTCTCGACGAGCAGGCCCAGTTCGAAGGCGCGGGCACACGCCCGGGACGCCCATCCCTTGTCGTCGAACTCCAGGCCCCACACCAGCCCCCGGCCACGGTGGCGGGCGCCGGTACCAGGGTGCTCGGCGACGATCTCGCGCAGGACGGCCTCGGTCTGCTCGCCGCGGGTGATCGTCTGCTGCGTCATGCTGTCGCCGTCGGCCCAGTACGCGTCCAGGGCGGCCGTCGCCGTGACGAAGGCGGGGTTGTGGCCACGGAAGGTGCCGTTGTGCTCGCCGGGCTCCCAGACGTCGAGTTCGGGCTTGAAGAGGGTCAGGGCCATGGGCAGGCCGTAGCCTCCGATGGACTTGGACAGGGTGATGATGTCGGGGACGATTCCGGCCTCCTCGAACGAGAAGAACGGTCCCGTCCGCCCGCAGCCCATCTGGACGTCGTCGACGATCAGCAGCATGTCACGCCGCTCGCACAGGTCCGCCAGAGCGCGAAGCCACTCCGGGCGGGCCACGTTGACACCGCCCTCGCCCTGGACCGTCTCGACGATCACGGCGGCGGGCTGATTGAGCCCGGATCCCTGGTCCTCCAGCAGCCGTTCGAACCACAGGAAGTCAGGGACACGGCCGTCGAAGTAGTTGTCGAACGGCATCGGGGTCCCGTGCACCAGCGGAAT
It encodes the following:
- a CDS encoding cation:proton antiporter; its protein translation is MVLVVVFGVALLIAVLLSGLAARTVLSTSFLFLVGGALVSDGFLGLIHITPDSDIVSVTADLALFAVLFTDGMHVSFPKLRENWRNPARALALGMPLAFVGMALITHYLVGLDWTTSFLVGAVLAPTDPVFASAIVGRKEVPSKLRQLLNVESGINDGLALPVVLVLIAAAGPTSGHAEASLGKIALELVLGLVFGLVLPFVVIELVRFRLLGAEPKLQPLLPLAIGVTLYALCHLTHANPYLAAFSAGAVLTARSLEAKEAFEPLGEMLAELAKFAALLVFGALLTPQLFGDLSFGGYVAVVLAIVLIRPASLLLSLVGTRFTRQEKLVAAWFGPKGFASVVYGLLVLQAGIPQGEEAFTLIAVCIAFSIIAHSSTDVPIARLFKVEDIAGIPGDESAPVPARDTR
- a CDS encoding nitroreductase family deazaflavin-dependent oxidoreductase, which codes for MPHRETHETRPTLPTGWRRLAARAPLLLFRVGLGPVFGKRFLLLHHVGRRTGLDRHVVLEVVSHEAVPLGWTVASGFGPGSDWYRNLRAHPKTVVQVGNRYHAVTARFLSPDDGARIMADYSRRHPRTARRLWAFMGLPADGSETSFLDAGRAIPCVRLEAADGHRPQSRGRE
- a CDS encoding MarR family winged helix-turn-helix transcriptional regulator translates to MPQYETPVGAMDDVDEVTRAVLTASRLLVAVSARSLAAVEDRVTLAQFRMLVVLSSRGATKLVVLADLLQVAPSTAMRMVDRLINAGLADRQTNPGNRRETLLQLTEEGRRTVEEVTARRREEIAGIVARLRPTQRLALVEALGAFNEAGGEPPAPDADGSEPHPLGWGADVAGAREA
- a CDS encoding STAS domain-containing protein → MPVGGDESALLQEPQEAALSSRLSVHREVGEGSPPRLVLHLAGDLDVDTAPGLREDVTVLAAHSTAGLLVLNLSGITFCDTPGLYTLLALRQTLPLADVDVLFTSASSELRTAADRAGLTTHLALGDVP
- the thpD gene encoding ectoine hydroxylase; this translates as MTDLYPTRGAAEVMTPRQDPVLWGEPSEDLRGFERDGFLTVDQLLTPAEVLAYRAELTRLIADPAVINDERAIVEPSSKEIRSVFEVHRISEVFARLVRDPRVVDTARRILGSDVYVHQSRVNVKPGFGASGFYWHSDFETWHAEDGLPRMRTVSVSIALTENRDTNGSLMIMPGSHRTFLGCAGATPKDNYKRSLRMQEAGTPSASGLTEMALEHGIKLFTGPAGSATWFDCNCMHGSGDNITPYPRSNVFIVFNSVDNQAVEPFAAPVRRPEFIAARDFLPVK
- the ectB gene encoding diaminobutyrate--2-oxoglutarate transaminase, whose translation is MTVTQPSLSVFETLESEVRSYCRGWPVVFDRAQGSRLHDEDGRAYLDFFSGAGALNYGHNNPVLKRALLDYLERDGVTHSLDMSTTAKRAFLERFQDLVLRPRGLAHKVMFPGPTGTNAVEAALKLARKVKGREAIVSFTNAFHGMSLGSLAVTGNSMKRAGAGIPLVHGTPMPFDNYFDGRVPDFLWFERLLEDQGSGLNQPAAVIVETVQGEGGVNVARPEWLRALADLCERRDMLLIVDDVQMGCGRTGPFFSFEEAGIVPDIITLSKSIGGYGLPMALTLFKPELDVWEPGEHNGTFRGHNPAFVTATAALDAYWADGDSMTQQTITRGEQTEAVLREIVAEHPGTGARHRGRGLVWGLEFDDKGWASRACARAFELGLLVETSGPQDEVLKLLPALTITTDELDEGLRIVARAVRQTA